The Paenibacillus spongiae nucleotide sequence AATGTCATTCACCATCATTCGATTCACAACAACGCCCCCTCAAGAATTCCAAACCTTCTCGGTTGGATGGTTTTAACAATTACAAGGTATATCCATCGGTATTGCATGTCAAGATCATTTTATTTCATGGAGCGATAACCGGTTCAGCATCGCAGACGGTAAACCATGCGATTACTCCATTCAGTCCTGTCAGTCCATCAATCACAACTTCTGAAGCAGTCGATCGAGCGCGGCGGCCGGCGCTTGGTATTCAATTTTTATTAAAGCAGGTGTTGTAATGAAAAAAGCTTAATCATAGGTTGAGGTGTAGGGAATCGTTGCAGGTATTGTCATTACTTTGTTGTATTACTTATTGAGCAGCTTGCTCGATCTCAAACAACCGCAATTGATGTGTTTATAATCGCTTGCGACATTAATCTAGGATGTCATAATCCGTAAAAATGAGGTGCTGCGCGTGCATGCCAAAGATAGAGTGATCGAAGTAGAAGGGCTCGTCAAAAGATACGGCGGCTTTACCGCTGTTAACGGGGTCAGCTTTGGCGTGAGCCGAGGGGAAGTGTTCGGGCTGCTTGGCCCCAACGGCGCGGGCAAAACAACGACGATGGAGATGATCGAAGGGCTGCGGAAGCCGGACGGCGGCAGCGCCAAGGTGGCGGGGCACGATACGCGGACCTCGCTTCGCAAGGTGAAGGAAGTGATCGGCGTGCAGCTGCAGTCGACATCGCTGTTCGAGCTGTTGACTGTAGAGGAAATATTACGGATGTACGCGAGCTTCTATCCTCGTTCGGTGCCGATCGAGCCGCTGCTGGACGACATGATTTTGCAGGATAAACGAAAGGGCCAAGTCAAGCACCTCTCCGGCGGGCAGAAGCAGCGGCTGGCGATTGCCATCGCGCTCATCAATGATCCGATCGTGCTGTTTCTCGACGAACCGACGACCGGGCTCGATCCGCAGGCACGGCGGACGCTCTGGGATATCGTGCTCCGCTTGAAGGAGCGGGGGAAAACGATCGTACTGTCGACCCACTATATGGACGAGGCGCATATTTTGTGCGATCGGATTTGCCTGATGGACCAAGGGAGCATCATCGCCCTTGATACGCCGGATGAATTAATCCGGTCGCTGCAGTCGGAGAATGCGATCGAGTTCCGCCTGCCTGAACAAGGGGGCGGAGACCAAATCGCCTCATCCGCCAATCATTCCGAATCTCGCATTCCTTCCTCAGCCGGCACAGAAGCTTCTGACGCATCCAGCCCGTTGACTGGCCTGCTGCAGCACATTCCAGGTGTCCAGGAGGTCGAGCTGCGCAATGATACGTATGTTCTTTACACGAGCGATCTGCAGGCAACGCTCACGAGTTTCGTGCAGCTGATGTCGGAGCGCAGACTAACGTTTACCGACCTCAGGACACGGACGGCCACGCTGGAAGACGTGTTCATCCATATGACCGGAAGGGGGCTGAGGGAAGAATGAAAGCCTACCTGCAATTGACCCTATCGCAGCTGAAGCTGTTTGCGCGCAATCGGCAGATGCTTGTATTCACGCTCTTTTTCCCGGTGTTTTTCATGATGATATTCGGATTTGTTTTCAATAATGACAGGCCGATGTCGCTGGATGCGGCGGTGATCGACCAGGATCACAGCGAAGCGTCGCAAGAGCTTATGACGAGCTTTGGACAGACAGGGGTTCTGAACTTAAAGACGTTTGAAGCCGAAGCGGATGCGCTGGATGCGCTCAAGCACAACGATCTTGGACTGGTCGTCGTCATTCCGCAAGGGTACGGCGACTCGCTCGGCAAATTCGCGCAAGCATCGGAGCCGTCCTCTGGCGGTGCCAATACCGGATCGGCGGCTGTGAACACCGGCTCGCCTGCACAGATCCGGATGATATACGACAGCGCAAACTTGACTACGGCCGGTCTGGCCAAGGCTGCGGTGAGCGGCGTCGCAGACAGCGTATCCAAGAAGCTCTTGCATTTTACGCCGGCCGTAACGGTAGCGGAAGAGAGCGTGCAGTCGCAGCAGCTGTCTTATATTGATTTTCTCGTTCCCGGAATTGTGGCGATGATGATTATGTCGAATAATTTGAACGGCGTAGCCGGGCAGATCGCTTCTTGGCGGGAACGGGGGGTTCTTCGCAGAATGCAGAGCACGATGCTGAGACCGTCTTCGTTCATAGCGGCGCAAATAACGGCTAGGCTTACTTTGAACGGTATTCAGGCGGTAATTGTTCTGCTGATCGCTCAATTCGTATTCGGCACACAGGTGAGGGGCTCGTGGGGGACGCTGCTGTTCTTCGTCATTATTGGCACGCTGGCGTTCATGTCGATTGGCTTTATTATCGCAAGCCTGGCGAGAACGCCGGAAAGCGCCAACCCGATCGCAGCCATTCTTTCGTTCCCGATGATGTTCCTTGGCGGGGTCTTCTTCCCGATCAAAAACATGCCGGAATTCATTCAGAAGTTCGTGAACCTGCTGCCGATCGCCCATCTGTCAACGGCCATGCGCGAGGTGATGAACGCGGGAGCGGGCTTCGCGTCCTTATGGACCGAGACGCTTATTCTCTGTGGCTGGATGATCGTTGCTTTCGCGATCGCCTCCTACACGTTTAAATGGGAGTAACGAGGTTTTATCGCTATTAGGGGGAGAACTGTCGTTGCAGCAAGAATGGATAGAGTCATCAGAGGACTCTATCCATGATTTTATTTTTCCACAAAAAGCACGTGAATTTCTTTCTTCCCCGATTCATGAGGGCCGATGAGCTTCTTGCAGCCGGTTAGGACATATTGAGTCCCCGCCGCTTGATCATCGCGCACGACTTCCCTTTGATGGATCTCACCACAAGTTGTTTCCGACTTTCCTCTTGACCTCCCCCCAAGCTTATCCCGGGTATTATCATAACTGTAGCTAATCTTCTTCCCGTCATAATGCAGGTCGATTATTATGGGATCCCCTTCGTCCGTATAACTCGTGATTCGCAAACGACTTTCCCGGCCTTGATCGACATGATTCATGAAGGGGATGATCTTGTCTGTGTTTAGCGGCCCGCTTGGTCCAACTATGATATCGCCATTTTTCTTGGCTTCTCGGACCGAATATTCGGATGTCGACGTACAACCGGTTATTAGCAAGGTTAATGTTAACAGGATAAGCATTTGTCTCAAGAAAACCACCTCCTGGTTCTAGACGTCCGGACGATCCGATTTGTTTCTTGCCGCGTGAGCGTATAAGCTCACATTAATATGTTTTTTATTTTACTTATGTCTTATAATGAGAATGGTTATCACCTCTTTGCGGAAAGGCTGAGCGTAGTGAAGAACGGTCCATCCACAATAACGGAGCATCTCGCTTCCTATCTCTATCAATTAGTCGAAATCAAACATATATGTTCAGCCTCATCGGTGTTTCAACATGAGCCGTCCCTTTATGGCATGTTGTTGTTCAAGGAAGCGGACGGGGACATACAGATTAGGGGACGGAGCTATCCCTTGCAGCGGCAGAAGGTATTCATCTTGGCGCCCGATTCCGCCGTTCAGCTTGGTCTTCGTAACGCGGGCTCGGCCGATTATTACTACATCCAGTTCCATGCCCTGCAGGCCGCGGACCGGAAGCAATTCATCCCCGCCCAGCTGAATTGTCCGGACGAGCTGCCCATTTCGCATTTTTCCCTTCTGACGGAGCGGGTGGACGAGATCATGAGGAAGCAGTACAGCGGCAATGGCTGGGATGCCATGAAGGCGAATATTCTGTTCCAAGACATGCTAATTGCGCTGTTCAAGGATGCCATCCGCGAGCATAAGCAGGATTTGAAGCACGCGATTGCTCTTACGATGGATTATATGGAACAGAACTATCGGTTGAATATAACGCGGAAGCAGCTTGCCGAGATGGTCGGCATAAGCGAGGATTACTATTCGCGGGCATTCAAGAAGCTGGCCGGGAAGAGCCCGATGGAATATTTGACGGAGGTGCGGGTCAGCCAGGCCAAGCAGTCGCTGCTGCTGTCGCGCGATTCGTTCCGTTCGATTGCCCAGAGCGTCGGTTTCAGCGACGAGTTTTATTTTAGCCGCAAGTTTAAAGCATCGACCGGACGCTCGCCGACCTCGTATGTGAATGCGGTCAAATATTCGGAGAAGATCGCTTCGCTCCGGCATCTGCTTACCGGCCATCTTATTGCGCTGGGCGTCGAGCCGTATGCCGCCGTCATCAACAACGCCTATCCGGTTACGACCCGGTTCCGCAACACGGTTGCCGTCGGCGACTACAAGCCGGACCTGGAGAAGCTGATGACGGCCAAGCCCGACTTGATCATGACGTGCGAGTTTCGCGATTTCGGAAAATCCCAGAAGGAGAAGATGTACGATCAGATCGCTCCGACCGTGACGCTTCCCTTCTACCAGTCCTGGCGGGTTCATCTGCAGACGATCGGCAAAATTATCGGCAAGGAGAAGGAGGCCGGCGACTGGCTGGAGCGGTACGATAATAAGGCGGAATCGGTTCGCAAGCAGCTGGCCGAGACGATCGGGGACGAGACGATCCTGATCGTCGGAATCGGCGACGGGCGGATGTGCGTATACGGTCAGCGGAACATGGGCTCGGTCCTGTATGGGGATTTGAAGCTGGCCGTTCCTCGGGGCGTAGCCGAAATCGATCATTACAAAGAGACCACGCTGGAGGAGCTGCATGCGTTCGATGCGGACCGCATCCTGTTAACCAGCTATCGGCATGACGGTTCCGAGCATGTGGACCAGGCGATCCGCAATGAAGTGAGCGGTCTGTATACCAATGAGGCTTGGCATGCTCTTAAGGCCGTCCGGAACCGGGCGGTGTACGGCATGTACGACAGTCAGCATCTCTATACCTGTTATACCTCTCTATCGCATGATCTGTTCCTGGATAAAGTCCGGCAGATGCTTCGGTCGGATTCGTCCAAACAGCGGACGTAAATGTCCATGTTCATCGCGGACTGCTTTCGTATAATTAAGAATGAGAATCAGTCTCGTTGATAGGGGCGGACAAGAGAGAAAGGGAGAGGGAAATACATGTTCAAATCACCGAAAGTAATGGTTGCGCTGGCAATGCTTCTAATGGTTATGCTCGTAATTGCCGGCTGCGGGACCGACAAGAATGCGGGGACAGAAGGGCAGAACAAGCCCGAAGAGAAGGTCAACGGCACGAATAATAAAGAAGCTGCGGCGGGGAACAACGAGCAGAGCGCAGATGTTCGCGTTATTGAGCATGCGATGGGCAAAACAGAGATCAAGGGCACGCCGCTGCGGGTCGTTACGCTGTATCAAGGCGCTACCGATGTGGCGGTTGCGCTGGGCGTGACACCGGTCGGCGTTGTCGATTCCTGGGTTGAGGAGCCGATGTATCTCTATCTGAGGGATCAGCTGAAGGACGTTCCGCATGTCGGCCTGGAAACGCAGCCGAATCTGGAGGAGATTTCGAAGCTGAAGCCGGATCTCATCATCGCATCCAAATTGCGTCATGAGAAAATCTACGATCAGCTCTCTCAAATCGCGCCAACCGTAACCCATGAGACGGTCTTCAAGTTCAAGGAGACGCTTGATTTGATGGGGAAGGCGATGAATAAAGAGGAGGAAGCGGCCAAGCTGCTCGCCGATTGGACGGACCGGGTAGCCGATTTCAAGCAGAAGATTGAAACGAAGCAAGGCGCCGACTGGCCGATCGAGGTCTCGGTGCTGAACTTTAGAGCCGACCATGCCCGCATCTATGTGACGGGTTACGCCGGGGATATTCTGAATGAGCTGGGCTTTACGCGCTCTGCATCCCAGCAGGAGGAAGAGAAGAAGGGAACCGTCGTGCTGAAATTGACGAGCATGGAAAGCATCCCGAGCATGGATGCGGACACATTCTTCATCTTTACGTTCGATGCCGGCGAGGAAGACGGCGCGGTTCAGAAAACGTACGACGATTGGACGGGTCATCCGCTTTGGAAGGAACTGAAGGCCGTGAAGAACGATAAGGTTTACATGGTGAACGAGGTGACCTGGAATAACGGCGGGGGCATCATTGCAGCCAACAAAATGCTCGACGAACTCTACGATCACTTTGGTTTAGCGAAATAATGACAGGCGCGAGAATATCTATATTTTCTCGTACCTCTACGAGAATGGCAGGTCTTGTTCTCGCAATAGGCTTATTCGCCGGCTGTTTTATCGCAAGCGTCGCGCTCGGGCAGATCGCGATCCCGTTTACGACGACGATCGATGCGTTCTTCGATTACGACCCGTCATCAACGGAGCACATTCTGATTACGACGACGCGAATTTCCCGGGCCGTCATTGCAGCGGTGATCGGAGCGGGGCTGGCGATAGCGGGAGCATTCATGCAGGCCTTGACGAGAAACCCGCTCGCTTCCCCAAGCATATTCGGCATTAATGCGGGTGCTGTATTTTGCATCGTGTTTGCGGCGACGTTCTTCTCGGTCTCCTCGCTCACGCATTACATGTGGATCGCATTCGCGGGAGCCGGAATAGCCGCTTGCTCGGTTTATTTCCTGGGCTCCCTGGGCCGGGACGGCTTGTCTCCGATTAAGATTGTGCTGGCTGGCGCGGCTATATCGGCTTTGTTCGTTTCCTTCACGCAAGGCATGCTGGTCATCAGCGAGCAGAACTTGGAAGGCGTCTTATTCTGGCTGGCCGGCTCGGTCTCGGGAAGAACGATGGATATGCTGCTGCCGATATTGCCTTACATGGCAGGGGCGGGAATCTTGGCGTTCCTGCTCGGGCGCTCCGTGAATATCTTGACGACGGGCGAAGATATTGCCAAGGGCTTGGGACAGCGAACGATCATGGTCAAATCGTTGATGGCCGTCGTCGTGATCGTCTTGGCCGGCGGATCGGTTGCGGTCGGCGGCTCCATCGGATTTATCGGACTGGTCGTTCCTCATATCGTTCGTTCGCTTGTCGGGATCGATTATCGATGGATCGTTCCATACTGCGCGCTGTTAGGCGCAAGCCTGCTGCTGCTGGCCGATATAGCGGCCCGGTTCGTCATTATGCCTCAAGAAATGCCGATCGGGGTCATGACCGCCTTGGTCGGAACGCCATTCTTCATCTATATCGCACGCAGGGGGATGGCGAGGGAATGAGCAATTATTTTACCGTGCGCAATAAATCAGGCAAGCTGTCCTTCTTGGTCGAGAAGAAAACTGTCGCGGTTACGATGGCTCTGTTTGCGATTGTAATTCTGCTGTTCATTGCAGGTTTATCGATCGGAAGTACCATGATCAACCCGATTGAAGTGGTGAAGCACCTGCTAGGCATGGGCAGCGGCGAGCATACCTTCATTCTGGAGACGCTTCGGCTGCCGCGCATGCTTCTATCGCTGTTAGTCGGTGCAGCGCTTGGCATATCGGGTTTGATTTTGCAGGGAATCATCCGCAATCCGCTGGCTTCCCCCGATATTATCGGGATTACTGGCGGCGCGTCCGCAGCTGCGGTAGTATTTATTACGTATTTTGCCGGCGCGGTGAGCATCCGGTGGCTTCCGGTCGCGGCGATTATCGGGGCGGGAACCGTTTCGCTGCTTATCTACGTATTAGCTTGGAAGAAAGGCGTCTCGCCGATCCGCCTCGTTCTCATCGGGATTGGCGCAGCTGCGGCGACGGGAGCTTTGACGACGATGCTGATCGTGCTTAGCTCCACCGCCTCTGCTAGCCAAGCGTATATTTGGATGACGGGAAGCGTGTATGGGGCCAATTGGGAGAATGTATATGGCATGCTGCCATGGGTGCTCGTTTTTGTGCCGCTTGCGTATATATTCTCCAGGTCGGTCAATGTGCTGGAGCTGGGCGATCAGGTGGCGGCCGGCCTTGGGACGAAGGTTCAGCTGCAGCGGTTCTGCCTGCTTCTCATTAGCGTGGCGCTGGCCGGATCTGCCGTCGCATTCGCGGGCGGGATCGGCTTCGTGGGGTTAATCGCCCCTCATATTTCGAGGAAGCTTGTCGGGCGTTCGTTCGGAGGATTGATTCTCGTTGCCGGAATCATAGGGGGATTAATGGTCTGTTCGGCGGATATGGTAGCCCGGACGGTCTTTCTCCCGCTTGATATCCCTGCGGGCGTATTCTCTGCGGCTATCGGCGCTCCATTCTTCATTTACCTGCTGTATGCGAACCGGAACAAATAAGATTGGGACAAAGGGAGAATCGGGACATGAGCCATGAGGGACCGCTCTTGCTGAAGCGGGAGGAATGGGATTATTTCAAGGATCAACTGCGCATGACAACCGGGGAATCTCTTGAACGGCGTTATTCGATCTCTTCGCAAGACTTGCTGGATGAACAGAGATGCGCCGCGTTTCTGGATGGCTTGGCGCCTGTGTTTGACTCCGACTCGAGAAAGGTGACCGCTTCTCTATTCGCCAAGCGGTATGCTTTCTTGCTCATTTGTCCGAGCTTCTATGCCATGACGATGTACGGGAAGAGCTTTGACGTATCCATCGGGAATTGTCATGTCGAATCGAATTTCGTGGGCGAAAGCTGGAGGCCGAATTTGAGGCTGAACGATATGAGCATGACGCAGCCCGCGGCCGCCGGCCGTCACGAATGGCGCGATCAAATCATTAAAGGCATATTCGCAGATCATCTCGCTCCGATCTGGGCGACCCTATCGAAGGTTGCTCGTCTTCCGTTGTCCATATTATGGGAGAACACCGCCGTCTTCGTCTACGCGCTCTACGAGAAGCGAATTGCCGATGAGAGCAGCGGAGATCAGAAGCTTCGCCGGCAGGAGGATTTCAACTATCTTGTCCGCAATGCGACGGCAGATTTATTCGGCTGGAAGTACAATCCCATTGCGGCATACGATAGTCCCAAATGCAGCGTAGAGGGGTACGACAAGCCGCTGCGCATTCGCAAAACGTGCTGCCTGTATTATAAATCTTCGGACGATGGAAGTTACTGCGCGACCTGCCCGCTGACCAATAAGGGCAAATAAGCAAGTAAGTAAGGGCATCTTCAACCAAAAAGAGAGCTGTCATCACAAGCGAATGTTTCGTTCGCTGCGGAGACGGCTCTCTTTTTTCATCTATATAAATTTAGAGACCTGCAGATACTTATTGCTATTGAACCTGTGCCGCCGTATCCAGCGTATAGACGCCTGTGTGCTTGCCCTTCAGTTCATACCATGTGAGGGTGTCACCCTGCACGAGCGGTGCCATGTTCCCGGGCGACGGAACGCCCTTAAGCTCGGCTGGGGCTTTCAGGTAGCTTCCCTCGCCGTCGATGATCGCGTAGAACAGCATACCTTCCTCCACGCCTTCGGCTTCAACCTTCCATAGTAATACATACTTATCCTTGCTGATCTTGCTAATATGGCTTTCTTTCACTGCACTCTTGGAGCTTGGCGCATACTCCGTGATCCATTTGGTCGTCACGGCTTGGCTGTCTGTGGCCGTCTTGGGCACGACGCTGACGAACAGGTTCTTGGCGCTGCTTGTTCCATAGGATTGCGTCAAGGAAACGCTGGAGCCTACGACCAGATAGTTCGATTCGGTTATCTCAAGTCCCGTCAAATGGCCGCCTGTGTAGTTGTCGCCAATCCTGCCCGGGAACTTGATGATGTCGATCTCATTGGTGATTTCTCCCGCATCCTCCGTCTGCAGCACGATCGATCTCGGATAGGCGTCTCCGTGATCGGCATAGACGATCCGGCTTCCATCGAACCGTACATAGCTGGCGAAGGAATGGCTCACGTGGTTCGATGGCCATTGCCCGCCTTTGGCGAGAACGTTCATGTCCGACGTTTGAATCAAGAAGGAGATATTGGATTGATGATGCAGCCCGTCATCGGACAAATATCGCTCCCGGGCGGTATGGACCGCAAGCAGTCCGTCATGGTTGTCCATCGTGAGATTGCTCGCATCGAAAGGCACCGTTACATAAACGTCGCGGATGTCGGCTTGGCCGATTTTCTTCCACGCTTTATCGTATTTCACAATCGAGAATACGCTCTTCGCGCTCGATTCTTCTTCATTCGTCTGGCCGTACACGATGTAATAATAGCCGTCCTCTGAAGCATGAAATCCGCCAAAGAGCGGGAGTACCATCGGAATATCGGTCTTTCCTAGATAACGGTAGGTCGACGGGTCGTAGTCGCTTACTGTAAGCTTGCCTTCATTATAGTGCAAAATATGTACACGGTCGTTATCCGCGTACATGTACCGCTCGGCAGGGTGTGCCCAGTTGCTATACCAATAATCGTCGGTGCTCTTCTCGTCAGGCGCTGACGTATAGAGCAGCGATATGGCTTGGTCTGTATAGATTTCGACCGACTGTGTGGATGGGTTCCAAGCAATGGTATTGTTGAAGCTTTCCGTTACGAACCGAAGCGGTACCAGAGCTCTGCCTTTTATAATCTGTGCCGGAACGTCCATTGTGATACGCTTGCCGTTAATTTGGGCGACGGGGTTATCCAGCTGCAGCGTAACGGTGGTGTCATTTAATTTCCCCGTTATCGTTCCGGTCTTCTCGTTCCAGTCTACCTTCGCGTTCAACGCCTCGAATACCGCCCGCATCGGCACCAGGGTCCGTCCGTTATCGGACACCGGCGGCACATCGAATGGTAGCTGCTTTCCATCCACATACACCTTAATATCTGCCGTATCGTATTGTGCAGATGCTGCTAAGGGCACTGACAGCATCGCCAGCATAAAGGTAATCACCATGCATGAAATCGACAATCGTTTCATTAACACAACTCCAATCTTATGAGATAGTAGAAAAAGCCTTGCCTGAGCTCATTGCGATGAAAAGGGCACTACATATATCGACAAGCAAAGGGGGAAAATGAATGGACCGTCCAAGCAAGAGGAGACTTGTACAGAGGAGTGGGTTTCTCCGCTGCTTGGGCTTGTCGGAGCAAGATCGCCTCATCGTTTCCAAACCCAGTGAATGCCCAATCTCCAGTACCGCTGATAACTGGTCATGCTTAGCAGTAATGTCCGGCAACTATCGAGGGCAGTTTAACCACAGAATGGTGAAAGCGGCAGATCCCCCTTGGGTGTGCTCCCGCATATTCGAAGTCCAAGATGATTTGCGACCTGGCGGATGATATTTTTAAAAGTCATACAGGATTACGTAGCATCACTTTGATCTAGTTAAAGCCTAATCTATCAGTGAATCTTTCTTAATGAGTAAATATCATCTCTGTCGACTCTGGTCTACTGCAGCGCCTTGAACACATTATGGGAAGCTTTTTGAGAAAATAGTTGGCGATGGAGTTATTCTTCTTATAACAAGGTGAAAGTAGCGGAATTACAGGATTTTTTCGCAGAAACATTCGAGTTTTATTGCTATAATTCAAGTGAATCTCAAAATAAATCAAAAATAATTTCAAAAAACACTTGCAATACTATCAATAAGCATGGTATATTCTAATTCCGGCCGAGAGCGGCACGGGAAAACAGCAAAACAGAAACAAACTTGTTCCTTGAAAACTGAACAATGAGCGACCTGTCAAGCAATTGATTGAACAAGTAATGAGCTAACAAGCTTATCGATAAAGACGATCCTCGGATCGCACTTTTATGGAGAGTTTGATCCTGGCTCAGGACGAACGCTGGCGGCGTGCCTAATACATGCAAGTCGAGCGAATTTCATTGAAAGCTTGCTTTCAATGGAGTTAGCGGCGGACGGGTGAGTAACACGTAGGTAACCTGCCTGCAAGACCGGGATAACATTCGGAAACGAATGCTAATACCGGATACGCAATTCTCTCGCATGAGGGAGTTGGGAAAGGCGGAGCAATCTGCCGCTTGCAGATGGACCTGCGGCGCATTAGCTAGTTGGTGGGGTAACGGCCCACCAAGGCGACGATGCGTAGCCGACCTGAGAGGGTGATCGGCCACACTGGGACTGAGACACGGCCCAGACTCCTACGGGAGGCAGCAGTAGGGAATCTTCCGCAATGGACGAAAGTCTGACGGAGCAACGCCGCGTGAGTGATGAAGGTTTTCGGATCGTAAAGCTCTGTTGCCAGGGAAGAACGCTTAGGGGAGTAACTGCCCTTAAGGTGACGGTACCTGAGAAGAAAGCCCCGGCTAACTACGTGCCAGCAGCCGCGGTAATACGTAGGGGGCAAGCGTTGTCCGGAATTATTGGGCGTAAAGCGCGCGCAGGCGGCTTTGTAAGTCTGGTGTTTAAGCTCGGGGCTCAACCCCGATTCGCATCGGAAACTGCGAGGCTTGAGTGCAGAAGAGGAAAGTGGAATTCCACGTGTAGCGGTGAAATGCGTAGAGATGTGGAGGAACACCAGTGGCGAAGGCGACTTTCTGGGCTGTAACTGACGCTGAGGCGCGAAAGCGTGGGGAGCAAACAGGATTAGATACCCTGGTAGTCCACGCCGTAAACGATGAATGCTAGGTGTTAGGGGTTTCGATACCCTTGGTGCCGAAGTTAACACATTAAGCATTCCGCCTGGGGAGTACGCTCGCAAGAGTGAAACTCAAAGGAATTGACGGGGACCCGCACAAGCAGTGGAGTATGTGGTTTAATTCGAAGCAACGCGAAGAACCTTACCAGGTCTTGACATCCCTCTGAATCCTCTAGAGATAGAGGCGGCCTTCGGGACAGAGGAGACAGGTGGTGCATGGTTGTCGTCAGCTCGTGTCGTGAGATGTTGGGTTAAGTCCCGCAACGAGCGCAACCCTTAATTTTAGTTGCCAGCATGTAATGGTGGGCACTCTAGAATGACTGCCGGTGACAAACCGGAGGAAGGCGGGGATGACGTCAAATCATCATGCCCCTTATGACCTGGGCTACACACGTACTACAATGGCCGGTACAACGGGCTGCGAAACCGCGAGGTGGAGCGAATCCCAACAAAGCCGGTCTCAGTTCGGATTGCAGGCTGCAACTCGCCTGCATGAAGTCGGAATTGCTAGTAATCGCGGATCAGCATGCCGCGGTGAATACGTTCCCGGGTCTTGTACACACCGCCCGTCACACCACGAGAGTTTACAACACCCGAAGTCGGTGGGGTAACCGCAAGGAGCCAGCCGCCGAAGGTGGGGTAGATGATTGGGGTGAAGTCGTAACAAGGTAGCCGTATCGGAAGGTGCGGCTGGATCACCTCCTTTCTAAGGAAATACCTGATCTCGATGAAGATCAGATACTTTGACAGGTATCGCTCATGTTCAGTTTTGAGGGAGCAATTCTCTCGAAACATCCGTTTGGTAGTAATGGCGAAGGGGAACCACGCGTACCCATCTCGAACACGACCGTTAAGCCCTTCAGCGCCGATGGTACTTGGACCGCAGGGTCCTGGAAGAGTAGGACGCTGCCAAGCGGGTGCGAAAGCACTTGAATACAGACTGTACGGTAACAATCGGAAGGTTCGGTTGCTGCTCGAACAGGCTTGCCGACAAGTGACAATCGGAATTGTCGATTGTAACACTTGCGGACCTTGCACCTTGAAAACTGGATATGAAATTTGCGTAAACATCTTATAGCTGAGTTTTATTCGCAGCTTAGGTTGTAAGGTTTTGATCTTCGGATCAGGTCTTCAATCATAAATTGCAGCGTAGGTTTTGCGGGTGAGTGCGACTTTTGTAGATGGGTTTCCACAGCTCAACGAGCTTAGGGAATCAGAGAAACACAGCTACAACGGGAGCAACCAGCCGACAAAACCGGAGCATTAGGTTAAGCTAGTAAGAGCGCACGGAG carries:
- a CDS encoding FecCD family ABC transporter permease, translating into MSNYFTVRNKSGKLSFLVEKKTVAVTMALFAIVILLFIAGLSIGSTMINPIEVVKHLLGMGSGEHTFILETLRLPRMLLSLLVGAALGISGLILQGIIRNPLASPDIIGITGGASAAAVVFITYFAGAVSIRWLPVAAIIGAGTVSLLIYVLAWKKGVSPIRLVLIGIGAAAATGALTTMLIVLSSTASASQAYIWMTGSVYGANWENVYGMLPWVLVFVPLAYIFSRSVNVLELGDQVAAGLGTKVQLQRFCLLLISVALAGSAVAFAGGIGFVGLIAPHISRKLVGRSFGGLILVAGIIGGLMVCSADMVARTVFLPLDIPAGVFSAAIGAPFFIYLLYANRNK
- a CDS encoding IucA/IucC family C-terminal-domain containing protein, translating into MSHEGPLLLKREEWDYFKDQLRMTTGESLERRYSISSQDLLDEQRCAAFLDGLAPVFDSDSRKVTASLFAKRYAFLLICPSFYAMTMYGKSFDVSIGNCHVESNFVGESWRPNLRLNDMSMTQPAAAGRHEWRDQIIKGIFADHLAPIWATLSKVARLPLSILWENTAVFVYALYEKRIADESSGDQKLRRQEDFNYLVRNATADLFGWKYNPIAAYDSPKCSVEGYDKPLRIRKTCCLYYKSSDDGSYCATCPLTNKGK
- a CDS encoding copper amine oxidase N-terminal domain-containing protein, which codes for MKRLSISCMVITFMLAMLSVPLAASAQYDTADIKVYVDGKQLPFDVPPVSDNGRTLVPMRAVFEALNAKVDWNEKTGTITGKLNDTTVTLQLDNPVAQINGKRITMDVPAQIIKGRALVPLRFVTESFNNTIAWNPSTQSVEIYTDQAISLLYTSAPDEKSTDDYWYSNWAHPAERYMYADNDRVHILHYNEGKLTVSDYDPSTYRYLGKTDIPMVLPLFGGFHASEDGYYYIVYGQTNEEESSAKSVFSIVKYDKAWKKIGQADIRDVYVTVPFDASNLTMDNHDGLLAVHTARERYLSDDGLHHQSNISFLIQTSDMNVLAKGGQWPSNHVSHSFASYVRFDGSRIVYADHGDAYPRSIVLQTEDAGEITNEIDIIKFPGRIGDNYTGGHLTGLEITESNYLVVGSSVSLTQSYGTSSAKNLFVSVVPKTATDSQAVTTKWITEYAPSSKSAVKESHISKISKDKYVLLWKVEAEGVEEGMLFYAIIDGEGSYLKAPAELKGVPSPGNMAPLVQGDTLTWYELKGKHTGVYTLDTAAQVQ